One part of the Bacteroidota bacterium genome encodes these proteins:
- a CDS encoding class II glutamine amidotransferase produces the protein MCGIVAYIGKKEAYPILIKGLHRLEYRGYDSAGIALLNKTLNVFKCKGKVADLEAFCVKKDISGTIGIGHTRWATHGEPNDVNAHPHYSESKNMVMIHNGIIENYATIKEELKKRGHTFLSDTDTEVLIHLIEDIQAKENLSLFEAVRIALNEVVGAYAIVVMAKDNANELIAAKKGSPLVIGVGESEFFVASDATPIVEYTKNVVYLEDEEIALIPRNGDLKIRTIKNKVKTPYVHELEVQLEAIEKGGFPHFMLKEIYEQPRSIKDSMRGRLSSQ, from the coding sequence ATGTGCGGAATTGTAGCATACATAGGAAAAAAGGAAGCATACCCAATATTGATAAAAGGCTTGCATAGACTTGAATACAGAGGTTATGACAGTGCAGGCATAGCCTTATTAAACAAAACATTAAATGTTTTTAAATGCAAAGGGAAGGTTGCAGATTTGGAAGCATTTTGTGTGAAAAAAGATATTTCCGGAACTATCGGGATAGGGCATACACGTTGGGCCACGCATGGCGAACCCAATGACGTGAATGCGCATCCGCATTATTCAGAAAGCAAGAATATGGTTATGATTCACAATGGAATAATTGAGAATTATGCAACCATCAAAGAGGAATTAAAAAAACGAGGACACACTTTTTTAAGCGACACCGATACAGAAGTGTTAATTCATTTAATAGAAGATATTCAAGCAAAAGAAAATTTGAGTTTGTTTGAAGCCGTTAGGATTGCCTTGAATGAGGTTGTTGGAGCTTACGCTATTGTAGTAATGGCAAAAGACAATGCAAACGAATTAATTGCTGCAAAAAAAGGAAGTCCTTTGGTTATTGGAGTAGGGGAAAGCGAATTTTTTGTTGCCTCAGATGCTACGCCAATTGTGGAGTACACAAAGAATGTGGTTTATTTAGAAGACGAGGAAATAGCATTAATTCCGAGAAATGGAGATTTGAAAATAAGAACCATAAAGAATAAAGTAAAAACACCTTATGTACATGAGTTAGAAGTACAACTCGAAGCCATAGAAAAGGGTGGCTTTCCTCACTTTATGTTAAAGGAGATATACGAGCAGCCCCGTTCTATTAAAGATAGCATGAGAGGGAGATTGAGCTCTCAGC